Genomic segment of Dromiciops gliroides isolate mDroGli1 chromosome 3, mDroGli1.pri, whole genome shotgun sequence:
ggaaaaaagaaagcccaGTACAGCCCCCAAAGATAAAACGCCATCAAGTTACTACggtctcagaagaagaaaaaaggattgtAGATCAAGAAATGGGCCTCAATTTTAGAATGCCAGTGATCAAAGTTCATATATCTCTACCATCCATTCATAAATATTCTTCAAAACgtagagagataaaaagagaaatctaCCACCATCCAATTTACAGATTATGTCATTTTATTGATGGCCAATCCAAATTTAAAATTAGCCATCTCTttgaaagagataagaaagaagcTACTAGAACACATGGCACTATCAACTTTTCCCCGCTTTATAGTATCGATAGACAGTATAACAACAAGGAAAAGGTGGAAAATGtccaaaagaaaatacaatttttagCCATGCTCCAAATTGCTGATGAAATTGCTAACGAAAATGTTCACAAATATCTTCAAGAGAAAAATTaccttattaaaaaaagaaataaagaacaaaacaagaaactAGAAGAAAGTTTTCAAAAGTTTCAAGAGACCAGATTGAGACTGATGGACAAATTCAACGAAAGGAGAAATTCTTTTCTGGAAGGAGCCAAATTCAAAGCACGAGAACATCTGATGGTAGGAGACATGAGCAATCGGCACACTACACTGTCAAACTCCAGTTTGACAGATATAAGGGAAAACAAGACATTGTGATAAAGAATAAGAGTCTtgtgaaggaaatgaaggaaacgGATAAATACAATAAGGAATTagttaagaaaatgaagaaaggatcAAAGCTATACATAAACGGCATGTAGAAGAGCAGTTAATTATTCATACCATTGCTACTCAGAAAGCTTCTGACAATTCAAGAAGTCAAAACCAAAGTGGCTGCCATGAAAAGTCATCCTGTTCAACGCTCCTGTTCTACGATGTTCTCAAAGGCACTATcctattttcttccccttctctacaCTTTTCAGAGCCTCTCAGGCCCATTTTTTTGCTTGGTCACCCAGTGCAAGGGACAAAGGAACAATCCATGACCATTTGTCCTCTGAACACTAATGTGTGAGGGAGATGTTGCTGACCAGGAGCCTCCTCTCACAAAGAAGCTCCCAGACACCATGAATGGTTTAGATGGGAGGAGACAAAGCTCTCTGAAAGCTGAGAAACAGCTGCTCAGCCAGTGAGCATAATGAATATTTTCACTCCACAATGTAAAACTTAAGGACAATAATTCCCAGATGGCTACTTCCCTTGGTCCCCAAAGGATGCAATTTGTCTATCAATTCAAAAACTTTAATTCTATTGAATGTAGTATatgcaataaataaatgttttaggttcatttcaaaaattttaaaaaagggaggagggggcagctaggtggcgcagtggatagagcacctgccctggagtcaggagtacctgagttcaaatctggcctcagacacttaacacttactagctgtgtgacccttggcaagtcacttaaccccaattgcctcactttaaaaaaaaaaaaaagaaaagtcatcatGTTCACGTCAACCTTCCTTATGGACACCCaaagaattctttcctttctagCTCATTCACATTCTTGAAGTGATTTCCATTTCACATCAAAAGTCATTGGGAGCACTCTCAGAAGCAAGAGAATATCTGCTATGACAAAATGGatctgttttgtttcattttattaaaattaaatttgtattttattttctcaattacattaaaaattttaacattcaattttttgtttgtttcaaaatcttggatctttggttttGTTAAACATTAGATTACTTTGGTCATTTACTGTATGTATTGTgtgtctaatctattccactgatctaccactctattttatAGCCAGTAAAATGTtgctttgatgattactactttggaATATAATTTGAGTTCTGGTATTGATAAAATATTTcccttaacatttcttttttttttaatggattccCTGGATATTTTTGATCCTTTGTTATTAGAAATTAATTTCTGTGTTGTTGAttggctatttttttaaaaaggtatcttCCTTTCACTGTAGAGGTAGGAAACTGAGTGGATTATTTCATATACTGGGGTCCTACTCCCCTATATGAGGCAATAGGAGTGGATGTGTTTGTTTTgccaaatttttaatttttaaaccttTGTTACTAGGGAATCCTTGCTAGGCACTTGTCAGGGGTTGCCATTTCTACATCTAGTACAATGGGTCACTCAGAGCCAGAGGCTTTAAACAAAGTtcttttattaaatcatattccAACATCCTCATAAGCAATTCTCATGGTAGCTTAGAAGCAATCCAGAGAATAGCATTAAATAAAAGCCACTAACAAGAGTCCTAAAAAGCAGACAGCAAAGAGGTTCACAGG
This window contains:
- the LOC122746111 gene encoding LOW QUALITY PROTEIN: uncharacterized protein LOC122746111 (The sequence of the model RefSeq protein was modified relative to this genomic sequence to represent the inferred CDS: inserted 4 bases in 3 codons); protein product: MFSLKHKDLLSCALSELRKKESPVQPPKIKRHQVTTVSEEEKRIVDQEMGLNFRMPVIKVHISLPSIHKYSSKRREIKREIYHHPIYRLCHFIDGQSKFKISHLFERDKKEATRTHGTINFSPLYSIDRQYNNKEKVENVQKKIQFLAMLQIADEIANENVHKYLQEKNYLIKKRNKEQNKKLEESFQKFQETRLRLMDKFNERRNSFLEGAKFKAREHLMVGDMSNRHTTLSXLQFDRYKGKQDIVIKNKSLVKEMKETDKYNKELVKKMKKGXKAIHKRHVEEQLIIHTIATQKASDXIQEVKTKVAAMKSHPKSHHVHVNLPYGHPKNSFLSSSFTFLK